CGAACTCCCGACCGTCTCGCTGGTTATCGCCGCGTACAACGAGGAGGACATCATCGAAGAGAAGATTCGGAACTCGCTGCAGTTAGAGTACCTCGACGACAAATTCGAGATAGTCGTCTTCTCCGACGCATCGTCCGACGGGACCGACAGCATCGTCCGGTCGTACGCAGACGAGGGGGTCCGTCTCGAACGGATCGAAGGCCGTGTCGGGAAGACGGAGTGTCAGAACAGGGTCGCAGAACGGCTCACGAGCGATATCATCGTCTTCTCCGACGCGAACAGCATGTACGAACCCGACGCGATCGGGCATCTGGTCGAAGCGTTCGGTCCTGATGTGGGGTGCGTCGTCGGCGAACTCTGCTACCAGCAGAACGGGGTCGAGGCGGAGTCGGTCTACTGGCGGTTCGAGAAACTGATAAAGCGACTCGAACCGACCGTGAGTTCCATCGTCGGAGCGAACGGGGCGATATACGCGGTCAGACGGTCCTCCTACGTTCCGCTTCCGTCCGACCAGATCAGCGACTTCGCCGAACCGTTGGCAATCGTACGGCGAGGGGAGCGAGTCGAGTACACGTCCGAAGCGCGGGCGTGGGAGAACCCGGGGGCGACCATCGGCTCCGAGCTGTCCCGCCGAATTCGAATCTCGACTCGGTCGTGGCACACGCTCCTCGACTATACGTCGCTTCTGAACCCGTTCCGGTATCCGTTGTTCAGTTTCCAGCTCGCCTCTCACCACGTGATTCGGTGGCTCAACCCGCTGCTGTTGATCGCAATCGCCGTCACCAACGTCGCGCTGGTCGCCACCACCGACAATCCGCTGTACGTCCTCGCGCTGTCCGGACAGGTCGGATTCTACGCGCTCGCGGTCACGGGCGGGCTGTTGGACCGGTTCGGCCGCTCGAATCCGATCGTGACGTACGTTCCCTACTACTTCTGTGCGCTCAACTATAGCCTGCTCGCCGCGCTCTGGAACGTCGTCCGCAACCGTAACTTCGTCACGTGGGAGACCGACTCGCGGTCGAGTTCGGACTGACCGAGCGCGGGCTCGGAGTGGCTACCACCGTCACTTCCGGTGTTGCCGCGATACGTGCCAGCGTTCGTCTCTCGCCGGATGCCCCGTGGTTGGCGCTGGGTTAGTTCGCAGTCGTGACGTTCACCCAGAGGTGGGCGCGTCGGTACGCGTTCGCGGCGCTCGGATCGGCCGGGACGTCTCCGCGGTACAGTAAGAACTGCAACCGAAGCCGGTCGCCGACGAGCGTCGGGGTGACCACCCGTGGTCGTTCGACGGACCCATTCGACGCCAACGTCACCTCGAAGCGGTCCAGTCGCTCCTCTTCGGTGACCGCCATGCCCTCCCCGTCGGACTGTAGCCGCTGTAACCGTACTAAGACGGTGTAGCGCGTTCGCTCGTGTTCGTGGTTTCGAACGCCGACGACGAGTGACCGGCTCTCGGTAGCCGTCAGTTCCGTCGGGTAGTCGTCGGTGACCAGCGTCCCGTCGTCAGCTCGCGTCAAGAGGTACAGTTCGGTGTACTGTTCGCCAGACGGATTGTCGACGGCAGCGTACCCGACACTGGCAGTCGCAAGGAGGAGTGCGACCGCGAGCAAAACGTTCAGTGCCGACTCCCCTCGCGTCTCGCGCGAGAGGAAGTCCTCTCTGATCGACCGATACCAGTCGCCGGTCGGTGCAGAGAACCGTCGAGCGGGCGGGAGGTCGAACCGCCGACTCGCTGCCAGTACGACGCAGACGACGGTGAACAGGCCGAGTGCGACGAGCATCGGCACCACTCGGAATCCCTGCCCGAGGAAGTCGAGAACGTACGCGACGATAGGGACGAGAGCGATGCTGCTCCCGAGCGAGAGCGTGAGCCGTTCCAAGTCGGTCGGGTGTCGTCGCGGAGTGCTCATCGGGTCTCGGTCTGCCCGCGGCGACTCCGGGAACAAGGCGGAGACGAAGGCGTAGCCGGGGACGAACAGGAGGAAGGGAAGCGACACGACCGCTCGAATCCACGTCTCGCGAATCACCGGAAGCGACACGACGGCGGCAGTCACCGCGAGCAAGACGAGAGAGGCGGCCAGATCGCCGGGGAGTCGACGTAGCTGTGAGGGGACGTACGGTCGTAATCGGTCCCGAATCGACATATAGGACTACTCACGTGACGGAGATAAAAATAGCTCGGGGGAAAGCGAGCCCTCAGAGCAGACCACTGAGCTCCGCCGCGACCAGTCTCACGACGAGGTAGCCGAAGAAGAGCAGTCCGAGCGCAATCGGCCACTTGAGTCGCGCGCGCCAGCGAGGCGTGACGTTGACGGGTGCCGTCGCGAGCGTCAACAGCATGAACCCGATGAGCGAGACCAGTACGAACAGTTCGAGCGTGAACGCACCCACGAACGTTAGGCCGAGGATCGAAGCCAGCATCCAGGCTATCTGGCCGTTGACGAACCGCTGACGCCGCGTCGTCGCCATGCTTCTTCTATCTCTCTTCTCCGTGTTAAACTGTCTGCCTTTCAGAGAGAGTGGTAGGTACCAGCGGACGTGACAGTCGACGTCGGTGTGCTACGTATCGAACGCGGCAGACCGGGCCCGAGACTGCCGAGGGCGCGCACAGCCAGACGGCAGACCGTCACACTCCCCCTACGAGTCCCACGATCGCCAGAACGCGGTTTTAGAGCGGTCGATATTCGGTATCTCGATCAGCCGGGAGGCGCTGTCTCCCGACGAGAGCGTCGGAAACACGTTCTTCGGTTCGTAGTCCCACTCTGCCCGCTGGAGTCCGGAGACGGACATCGGCTCCGAACCCATCCTGGTGAACGGGTACGCAGCGAGGAGCAGAGCCTTCTCGTCGCCCGCGCCGAACTCGCCTTCGTCGGACCAGTCGGTAGACTGGAGTGGGTTTCCCCACTTCCAGTGTTCCTTACTCATCATGTACTCGTCGAGTGGACTGGGAACTCTGTTCTCCACCTCTTCTTCGGTGATCGTGTACCCACCTCGGCTGTGGTCGAGAACCGTCGCGAGTCGGGTGAGCGCGACGTACGCGCTCCACCCGGAGTTCTGAACGTTGTAGCCGCTCTGC
This portion of the Halogeometricum rufum genome encodes:
- a CDS encoding glycosyltransferase family 2 protein, translated to MIVAVFAAVFWLSAFLLVHIYFLYPGILAVAGSIIDRSTAPNRGEGELPTVSLVIAAYNEEDIIEEKIRNSLQLEYLDDKFEIVVFSDASSDGTDSIVRSYADEGVRLERIEGRVGKTECQNRVAERLTSDIIVFSDANSMYEPDAIGHLVEAFGPDVGCVVGELCYQQNGVEAESVYWRFEKLIKRLEPTVSSIVGANGAIYAVRRSSYVPLPSDQISDFAEPLAIVRRGERVEYTSEARAWENPGATIGSELSRRIRISTRSWHTLLDYTSLLNPFRYPLFSFQLASHHVIRWLNPLLLIAIAVTNVALVATTDNPLYVLALSGQVGFYALAVTGGLLDRFGRSNPIVTYVPYYFCALNYSLLAALWNVVRNRNFVTWETDSRSSSD
- a CDS encoding DUF1616 domain-containing protein, encoding MSIRDRLRPYVPSQLRRLPGDLAASLVLLAVTAAVVSLPVIRETWIRAVVSLPFLLFVPGYAFVSALFPESPRADRDPMSTPRRHPTDLERLTLSLGSSIALVPIVAYVLDFLGQGFRVVPMLVALGLFTVVCVVLAASRRFDLPPARRFSAPTGDWYRSIREDFLSRETRGESALNVLLAVALLLATASVGYAAVDNPSGEQYTELYLLTRADDGTLVTDDYPTELTATESRSLVVGVRNHEHERTRYTVLVRLQRLQSDGEGMAVTEEERLDRFEVTLASNGSVERPRVVTPTLVGDRLRLQFLLYRGDVPADPSAANAYRRAHLWVNVTTAN